The following proteins are co-located in the Imtechella halotolerans genome:
- a CDS encoding type I restriction endonuclease subunit R has product MSQYKTLVESNNFIVLDKYTKYSEVHDAPSSYQTEAALEKEFIQDLINQGYENPKHLTSLQAMLANVRVQLQALNDMAFTDSEWARFVEEYLDKPGDSIVDKTEKIHRNHIHDFVFDNGRIQNIYLVDKKNVSRNKVQVISQFEQKGTHANRYDVTILVNGLPLVQVELKKRGVAIREAFNQVHRYSKESFNSENSLFKYLQAFIISNGTDSRYFANTVKRDKNSFDFTMNWAKADNSLIKDLKDFTATFFQKNTLLKVILTYSVFDISDTLLIMRPYQIAAAERMLWKIESSFNAKKWSDVESGGYIWHTTGSGKTLTSFKAARLATQLEFIDKVFFVVDRKDLDFQTMKEYQRFSPDSVNGSDSTAGLKRNLEKDDNKIIVTTIQKLNNLMKTESDLDIYQKQVVFIFDEAHRSQFGEAQKNLNKKFKKFYQFGFTGTPIFPENALGAETTASVFGRELHSYVITDAIRDEKVLKFKVDYNDVRPQFKSIETEIDEKKLTAAENKKAFLHPARIKEISQYILQNYRHKTHRTKGGNTGFNAMFAVNSVDAAKCYYEELNRLQKESDKPLKIATIFSFAANEEQNAIGEILDETFEPSAMDVSAKEFLTMAIHDYNAMFKMNFNIESKGFQDYYRDLAKRVKNKEIDLIIVVGMFLTGFDAPTLNTLFVDKNLRYHGLMQAFSRTNRIYDATKTFGNIVTFRNLETNTVDAITLFGDKNTKNVVLEKSYKEYLEGFTDIVTGKARRGFKDVVNELHEKFPNPDELVTEKDKKEFVKLFGEYLRVENILQNYDEFTHLKALQGIDINDAEAIEVFKENYFVSDQDIAVMREINVLPERTAQDYRSTYNDIRDWLRREKNGNEAEESKIDWDDIVFEIDLLKSQEINLDYILELIFEHNKKTKDKAALVEEISRIIRASIDNRAKESLVVDFINTTDLDTIEDKASILDAFYGFAQKEMQKEAIELIAEENLDEEAAKRYITQSLKREFASENGTELNALLPKMSPLNPQYLTKKQNVFQKITSFVEKFKRIGGQL; this is encoded by the coding sequence TATCAAACCGAAGCAGCTTTGGAAAAAGAATTTATCCAAGATTTAATCAATCAAGGCTATGAAAATCCAAAGCATCTAACGTCGTTACAAGCTATGTTAGCGAATGTTAGGGTGCAATTACAGGCATTAAACGACATGGCGTTTACAGATAGTGAATGGGCTCGTTTTGTAGAAGAATATTTAGATAAGCCAGGTGATTCTATAGTTGATAAAACTGAAAAAATCCATAGAAACCATATACATGATTTTGTATTTGATAACGGTCGTATTCAAAACATTTACTTAGTAGATAAAAAGAATGTTTCACGCAATAAAGTTCAAGTCATTTCACAATTTGAACAAAAAGGAACGCATGCTAATCGTTATGATGTTACCATTTTAGTAAATGGCTTACCATTAGTACAAGTGGAACTAAAAAAACGTGGTGTGGCTATTCGTGAGGCTTTTAATCAAGTACATCGGTACAGCAAAGAAAGTTTCAACAGTGAAAATTCTTTATTTAAATACCTTCAGGCTTTTATAATTTCAAACGGTACTGATAGTCGCTATTTTGCCAATACCGTAAAAAGAGATAAAAACAGTTTCGACTTTACCATGAATTGGGCAAAAGCAGATAACTCTTTAATTAAAGATTTAAAAGATTTTACGGCTACATTTTTTCAAAAAAATACCCTTTTAAAAGTAATACTTACCTATTCTGTATTTGATATAAGCGATACATTACTAATCATGCGCCCTTACCAAATTGCTGCTGCCGAAAGAATGTTATGGAAGATTGAAAGTTCTTTTAATGCAAAAAAATGGTCTGATGTTGAAAGCGGAGGTTACATTTGGCACACGACGGGTTCAGGTAAAACGCTTACGAGTTTTAAAGCAGCTCGGTTAGCTACTCAATTGGAGTTTATAGATAAAGTATTCTTTGTAGTGGATCGTAAAGATTTAGATTTTCAAACCATGAAAGAATACCAGCGCTTTTCACCTGATAGCGTAAACGGTTCTGATAGTACGGCTGGTTTAAAACGTAACCTAGAAAAAGACGATAATAAAATTATTGTTACTACAATACAGAAGTTAAATAACTTGATGAAAACAGAAAGTGATTTGGATATTTACCAAAAACAAGTCGTTTTCATTTTTGACGAAGCCCATCGTTCACAATTTGGAGAAGCACAAAAAAACCTAAATAAAAAATTTAAAAAATTCTATCAATTTGGATTTACAGGAACACCAATCTTTCCTGAAAATGCTTTAGGTGCAGAAACTACCGCAAGTGTATTTGGCAGAGAATTACATTCCTATGTAATTACCGATGCCATTAGAGACGAAAAGGTATTAAAGTTTAAAGTAGATTACAATGATGTTCGTCCACAATTTAAAAGCATTGAAACAGAAATTGATGAGAAAAAACTAACGGCTGCAGAAAACAAAAAAGCGTTTTTACATCCAGCACGTATCAAGGAAATATCCCAATACATTCTTCAAAATTACCGTCATAAAACGCATAGAACAAAAGGTGGTAATACTGGTTTTAATGCCATGTTTGCAGTAAATAGTGTTGATGCTGCTAAATGTTATTATGAAGAATTAAACCGTTTGCAAAAAGAAAGCGATAAACCACTTAAAATTGCAACTATCTTTTCTTTTGCAGCCAATGAAGAACAAAATGCCATAGGTGAAATTTTAGATGAAACTTTTGAACCATCTGCAATGGATGTAAGCGCAAAAGAATTTTTAACGATGGCTATTCATGATTACAACGCAATGTTTAAAATGAATTTTAACATTGAAAGTAAAGGTTTTCAAGACTACTATCGTGACTTAGCAAAACGTGTTAAAAATAAAGAAATCGACTTAATTATTGTTGTAGGTATGTTCCTTACAGGATTTGATGCGCCTACTTTAAATACACTTTTTGTAGATAAAAATTTGCGTTATCATGGTTTAATGCAAGCCTTCTCACGTACTAACCGTATTTATGATGCTACAAAGACTTTTGGTAATATTGTAACGTTTCGAAATTTGGAAACCAATACTGTAGATGCAATAACATTATTTGGAGACAAAAACACTAAAAATGTAGTACTAGAAAAAAGCTATAAAGAATATTTAGAAGGTTTCACAGATATAGTTACAGGTAAAGCTCGCAGAGGTTTTAAAGATGTTGTAAATGAGTTACATGAAAAATTCCCAAATCCTGACGAATTAGTTACCGAAAAAGACAAAAAAGAATTTGTGAAACTATTTGGAGAATACTTACGTGTCGAGAACATTTTACAGAATTACGATGAGTTTACACATTTAAAAGCATTACAAGGCATAGATATAAATGATGCTGAAGCAATAGAAGTTTTCAAAGAAAACTACTTTGTAAGTGACCAGGATATTGCAGTAATGAGAGAGATAAACGTTTTGCCAGAAAGGACAGCTCAAGATTACCGTTCTACCTATAACGATATCCGCGATTGGTTACGTCGCGAGAAAAATGGTAATGAAGCCGAAGAATCTAAAATAGATTGGGATGATATAGTTTTCGAAATTGATTTATTAAAATCACAAGAAATAAACCTAGATTACATTCTAGAATTAATCTTTGAACACAACAAAAAGACAAAAGACAAAGCAGCTTTAGTCGAAGAAATAAGCCGTATCATACGAGCAAGTATTGATAATAGAGCAAAAGAAAGTTTAGTTGTTGATTTTATCAATACGACAGACTTAGATACAATTGAAGACAAAGCCAGCATTTTAGATGCATTCTATGGATTTGCACAAAAGGAAATGCAAAAAGAAGCGATTGAATTAATTGCTGAAGAAAATTTAGATGAAGAAGCCGCAAAACGATACATAACTCAGTCTTTAAAAAGAGAGTTTGCAAGTGAAAATGGCACGGAGTTAAATGCACTTTTACCTAAAATGAGTCCGCTAAATCCGCAATATTTAACGAAGAAGCAAAATGTATTTCAAAAAATAACCTCTTTCGTTGAAAAATTTAAAAGGATTGGTGGACAATTATAG